A region from the uncultured Stenotrophomonas sp. genome encodes:
- the pip gene encoding Proline iminopeptidase encodes MRTLYPEITPYDTGTLQVDERHVLYYEQCGNPDGKPVVMLHGGPGGGCTDKMRQFHDPAKYRIVLFDQRGSGRSTPHADLVDNTTWDLVADIEKLRGHLGIDRWQVFGGSWGSTLALAYAETHPQRVTELVLRGIFMLRRWELEWFYQEGANRLFPDAWEHYVNAIPAVERFDLISAFHRRLTSDDEATRLAAARAWSVWEGATSFLHVDADFADSHADPRFALAFARIENHYFVNGGFFEVEDQLLRDAHKIADIPGVIVHGRYDVVCPLANAWDLHKAWPKAQLQITPASGHSAFEAENVDALVRATDGFA; translated from the coding sequence ATGCGCACGCTTTATCCCGAAATCACCCCCTACGACACCGGCACGCTGCAGGTCGACGAACGCCACGTGCTGTACTACGAGCAATGCGGCAACCCCGACGGCAAGCCGGTGGTGATGCTGCACGGGGGGCCCGGCGGCGGCTGCACCGACAAGATGCGCCAGTTCCACGATCCGGCGAAATACCGCATCGTGCTGTTCGACCAGCGCGGCTCCGGCCGCTCCACCCCGCATGCGGACCTGGTGGACAACACCACGTGGGACCTGGTGGCCGACATCGAGAAGCTGCGCGGGCATCTGGGCATCGACAGGTGGCAGGTGTTCGGCGGCAGCTGGGGTTCGACGCTGGCGCTGGCCTATGCCGAAACCCACCCGCAGCGTGTCACCGAGCTGGTGCTGCGCGGCATCTTCATGCTGCGCCGCTGGGAGCTGGAGTGGTTCTACCAGGAAGGCGCCAACCGCCTGTTCCCGGACGCATGGGAGCACTACGTCAATGCGATCCCGGCGGTGGAGCGCTTTGATCTGATCTCGGCCTTCCACCGCCGCCTGACCAGCGACGATGAGGCCACCCGGCTGGCCGCGGCCAGGGCATGGAGCGTGTGGGAAGGCGCCACCAGCTTCCTGCACGTGGACGCCGACTTCGCCGACAGCCATGCCGACCCGCGTTTCGCGCTGGCCTTCGCCCGTATCGAGAACCACTACTTCGTCAACGGCGGCTTCTTCGAGGTCGAAGACCAGCTGCTGCGCGATGCCCACAAGATCGCCGACATCCCCGGCGTGATCGTGCACGGCCGCTACGACGTGGTGTGCCCGCTGGCCAATGCCTGGGATCTGCACAAGGCCTGGCCGAAGGCGCAGCTGCAGATCACCCCGGCCTCGGGCCACTCCGCGTTCGAGGCCGAGAACGTGGATGCGCTGGTGCGTGCCACCGACGGCTTCGCCTGA
- a CDS encoding conserved hypothetical protein (Evidence 4 : Homologs of previously reported genes of unknown function) — translation MNLLAAAATPPLLGRDDPPPFTVHNPHGASPFMLLADHAGQRVPAALGNLGLPQAELDRHIGWDIGIAGTTAGLARRLDAFAIEQTWSRLVVDCNRPLSSPTLMPETSDGTLVPGNIGLSAAQREQRIAAIHAPYHARIAAELDRRRDAGQPTLLVMMHSFTPVMNGHARPWHCGVLYHRDARFAHALRDALRTEGDLEVGDNQPYAVSDSSDYAVPVHGEGRGLLHVELEIRQDLIAGTAGQQAWAARLQRLFTALQPALLA, via the coding sequence ATGAACCTGCTGGCCGCAGCCGCCACCCCGCCCCTGCTCGGGCGCGACGACCCGCCGCCGTTCACCGTGCACAACCCGCACGGCGCCTCGCCGTTCATGCTGCTGGCCGACCACGCCGGGCAGCGCGTGCCCGCGGCGCTGGGCAACCTCGGCCTGCCGCAGGCGGAGCTGGACCGGCACATCGGCTGGGACATCGGCATCGCCGGCACCACCGCCGGACTGGCGCGGCGGCTGGATGCATTCGCCATCGAACAGACCTGGTCGCGGCTGGTCGTCGACTGCAACCGGCCGCTGTCCTCGCCCACGCTGATGCCCGAGACCAGCGACGGCACCCTGGTACCGGGCAACATCGGCCTGTCGGCGGCGCAGCGGGAACAGCGCATCGCCGCGATCCACGCGCCCTACCACGCGCGCATCGCCGCCGAACTGGACCGCCGCCGCGACGCCGGCCAACCCACCCTGCTGGTGATGATGCACAGCTTCACTCCGGTGATGAACGGCCACGCCCGCCCGTGGCATTGCGGCGTGCTGTACCACCGCGACGCACGCTTCGCCCACGCCTTGCGCGATGCACTGCGCACCGAGGGCGATCTGGAAGTCGGCGACAACCAGCCGTATGCGGTCAGCGACAGCAGCGACTATGCGGTGCCGGTGCACGGCGAGGGCCGCGGACTGCTGCACGTGGAGCTGGAAATCCGCCAGGACCTGATTGCCGGCACCGCCGGCCAGCAGGCGTGGGCGGCGCGGCTGCAGCGGTTGTTCACCGCCCTGCAACCGGCATTGCTGGCATAG
- a CDS encoding NUDIX hydrolase, which produces MSHDNTSEPRVVYEGRYQRMLVRGSWEYSERTHAGGLAAIIIAVTPEDEVLFVEQFRVPLQARTIEMPAGLVGDIDAGESIEDSAIRELEEETGWSADHAEVLMIGPTSSGASSEKIAFVRATGLRKVGAGGGDDSEDITVHAIPRPRAAAWLVQKMAEGYELDAKLWAGLWMIEHHLDGRPR; this is translated from the coding sequence ATGAGCCACGACAACACCTCCGAACCCCGCGTCGTCTATGAAGGCAGGTACCAGCGCATGCTGGTGCGCGGCAGTTGGGAATACAGCGAGCGCACCCATGCCGGCGGGCTGGCGGCGATCATCATCGCGGTCACCCCGGAGGACGAGGTGCTGTTCGTCGAGCAGTTCCGCGTGCCGCTGCAGGCGCGCACCATCGAGATGCCGGCAGGACTGGTCGGCGACATCGACGCCGGCGAATCCATCGAGGATTCAGCCATCCGCGAGCTGGAGGAGGAAACCGGCTGGAGCGCCGACCATGCCGAAGTGCTGATGATCGGCCCCACCTCCTCCGGTGCCAGCAGCGAGAAGATCGCCTTCGTCCGCGCCACCGGCCTGCGCAAGGTCGGCGCCGGCGGCGGCGACGACAGCGAGGACATCACCGTGCACGCCATCCCGCGCCCCCGCGCCGCGGCCTGGCTGGTGCAAAAGATGGCCGAAGGCTACGAGCTGGACGCCAAGCTGTGGGCCGGGCTGTGGATGATCGAGCACCACCTGGACGGCCGTCCGCGATGA
- the exo gene encoding 5'-3' exonuclease, N-terminal resolvase-like domain protein translates to MNALAPRRPLYLVDASLYVFRAWHSMPDEFQDAQGWPTNAVHGFARFLLELLERERPAHIAIAFDEALDSCFRHQLYPAYKANREPAPDALRRQFAHCKALCAALGLGVLADRDYEADDLIGSALHASRGDALRGVIVSADKDLSQLLGEHDEQWDYARNQRWGAAGVKARHGVHAHQIADYLALCGDAVDNIPGVTGIGAKSAAVLLAHFGSLDAMLQRIDEIPFLRLRGAAQMATRLREQREQALLFRQLTTIALDAPLAAATPGFTRGAADADMLAGLCQALRFGPLTRRRLLAAAGLELPSPPASEFA, encoded by the coding sequence GTGAACGCGCTGGCGCCGCGCCGGCCGCTGTACCTGGTCGACGCCAGCCTGTACGTGTTCCGCGCCTGGCACTCGATGCCCGACGAATTCCAGGACGCGCAGGGCTGGCCGACCAACGCGGTGCACGGCTTCGCCCGCTTCCTGCTGGAACTGCTCGAACGCGAACGCCCGGCGCACATCGCCATCGCCTTCGACGAGGCGCTGGACAGCTGCTTCCGCCACCAGCTGTACCCGGCCTACAAGGCCAACCGCGAACCGGCGCCGGACGCGCTGCGCCGCCAGTTCGCGCACTGCAAGGCGCTGTGCGCGGCGCTGGGCCTGGGCGTGCTGGCCGACCGCGACTACGAGGCCGACGACCTGATCGGCAGCGCGCTGCACGCCAGCCGCGGCGATGCGCTGCGCGGGGTGATCGTGTCGGCCGACAAGGACCTGTCGCAGCTGCTGGGCGAACACGACGAGCAGTGGGACTACGCGCGCAACCAGCGCTGGGGCGCGGCCGGGGTCAAGGCACGGCACGGCGTGCACGCGCACCAGATCGCCGACTACCTGGCGCTGTGCGGTGACGCGGTGGACAACATTCCCGGGGTGACCGGCATCGGCGCCAAGTCGGCGGCGGTGCTGCTGGCGCACTTCGGCAGCCTCGACGCGATGCTGCAGCGGATCGACGAAATCCCGTTCCTGCGCCTGCGCGGTGCCGCGCAGATGGCCACGCGGCTGCGCGAGCAACGCGAACAGGCGCTGCTGTTCCGGCAATTGACGACCATCGCGCTCGACGCGCCACTGGCCGCGGCCACGCCCGGCTTCACCCGCGGCGCGGCCGATGCCGACATGCTTGCCGGCCTGTGCCAGGCGCTGCGCTTCGGCCCGCTGACCCGGCGCCGGCTGCTGGCTGCGGCCGGGCTGGAGCTTCCTTCCCCTCCCGCCAGCGAGTTCGCATGA
- a CDS encoding Nitroreductase yields the protein MPDPGFLHALEQRRSVPSLQLGEPGPDPATQLKMLAAAVRVPDHGKLVPFRFLRLQGDARHALGEFVARRSRERDPQAATAVVEKDRKRFSHAPLVIAVVARLQDHAKVPEQEQLLSAGCACFALLQAAQGFGFGAQWLTAWMAYDAEVARHLGLAGNERIVGFVHIGTPKLQVPERERPDPATLLEDWQP from the coding sequence ATGCCCGACCCCGGTTTCCTGCATGCCCTGGAACAGCGCCGCTCGGTCCCGTCCCTGCAGTTGGGGGAGCCCGGCCCGGACCCGGCCACCCAGCTGAAGATGCTGGCCGCGGCGGTGCGGGTGCCCGACCACGGCAAGCTGGTGCCGTTCCGCTTCCTGCGCCTGCAGGGCGATGCCCGGCACGCACTGGGCGAATTCGTGGCCCGTCGCAGCCGTGAACGCGACCCGCAGGCGGCCACAGCGGTGGTCGAGAAGGACCGCAAACGCTTCTCGCATGCGCCACTGGTCATCGCGGTGGTCGCCCGGTTGCAGGACCACGCCAAAGTGCCCGAACAGGAACAGCTGCTGAGCGCCGGCTGCGCCTGCTTCGCCCTGCTGCAGGCCGCGCAGGGCTTCGGTTTCGGCGCGCAGTGGCTGACCGCGTGGATGGCCTACGACGCCGAAGTCGCCCGCCACCTTGGCCTGGCCGGCAACGAGCGCATCGTCGGCTTCGTCCACATCGGTACGCCGAAGCTGCAGGTGCCCGAGCGCGAGCGGCCGGACCCGGCCACGCTGCTGGAAGACTGGCAGCCGTGA
- a CDS encoding hypothetical protein (Evidence 5 : No homology to any previously reported sequences) → MLSMALDAGLPAARYKVRTASLTLFSESPYHAQAVLGGAAVFHFPFSGIPASRRVWSSCA, encoded by the coding sequence GTGCTTAGCATGGCGCTGGATGCCGGATTGCCGGCAGCGAGGTACAAAGTGCGGACTGCATCACTGACCCTGTTCAGCGAGTCTCCTTACCATGCGCAGGCGGTGCTTGGGGGAGCAGCCGTATTCCACTTTCCCTTTTCCGGCATTCCGGCCTCCCGCCGGGTGTGGAGCAGTTGCGCATGA